TGCACACACATTTGAATAGGTTTACTCACTAGCTAACCTACTCATGCTCATGAGGCAATTAAATGCCACTTAACTGGTTCTCAAATTAGGAGTGTCTGCGGTTTGCCTCTGACATCCAAATAACAGTATCACATGCCAAAATACCACTCAAAACATTTTGCAAAATTCATTTTAGGGGAAAAGACAGTGTTATTCATATACAGGGCATTCCAACAATTCTCATCAAGCCATAACacgttttttcttttttttttttctttttttttttttatgcatgCGAGAAATAAAACCTAACTCTATATGCCTATGCATGATAAAATTATgctgaaaatgataaaaatatgcAGTGGCATGATTGAGTGGAAAGTAATTATCCCCCCCAAGCCAGTCCAAGCACGGTCCtcagtgtttttttttttttttttttttttttttttaggcaTACAAATTACAAGGGAACTAAATTAGAATAACTCACAAACTTGGGTTGCCTCCCAATAAGCGCTTTCTTTATAGTCTATAGCTAGACTTCCTTCAACAACTCAGTGGGAAGAAGGGAGGGAAAGGTTATAAGCCTGATTCCCTTGAATGGGTACTCCAGCTCGGTAATGTTTCAACCGTTGCCCATTCACCTTAAATGTACCGCTTTCCTCGCTCCAAACTTCTACGGAACCATAAGGGAAGACCTTGGTGACTTGAAATGGTCCAGACCACCTGGATTTGAGTTTTCCCGGAAATAGCTTGAGACGGGAGTTAAACAATAGGACTAGTTCTCCTTCCTTGAATTCACGCCTTTGGATGTACTTGTCATGCCACTGTTTGGTTCTCTCCTTGTATAACTTAGAACTTTCATATGCATCAAGGCGAAGCTCATCTAACTCAGCAAGTTGTAACATTCTATTCTCTCCCGAAGCATGCAAGGCAAAGTTGAGGGCCTTGATAGCCCAATAAGCGCGATGCTCAAGTTCAACGGGGAGATGGCAAGCTTTTCCGTACACCAATCTATAGGGAGTGGTACCGATGGGAGTCTTGAAAGCAGTTCGGTACGCCCATAAAGCATCATCCAACTTGTTAGCCCAATCTTTCCTTGATCTTGCAACCGTTTTCTCTAGGATGGATTTGATTTCACGGTTAGAGATCTCTACCTGTCCACTAGTTTGGGGATGATATGACAATCCTACACGATGGTGCACACCATACTTTTTCAACATAGACTCGAACTTCTCTTCTATAAAATGTGACCCTCCATCGCTAATCAACACACGGGGTGTCCCAAAACGAAGGAAAATAACTCTCTTAAAGAACCGAGCTACTACTCTTGCATCATTAGTGGGGGTGGCAATGGCTTCCACCCAATTGGAAACATAGTCTACGGCAACCAAGATGTACTTGTTCCCGTAAGAAGAAGGAAAGGGTCCTATAAAATCGACACCCCAAACATCAAAAACTCTACCTCAAGAATGCTATTCAAAGGCATTTCAGACCGCCTAGTTAAGTTTCCAGTACGCTGACAACGATCACACGATTGCACATACTCATGAACATCTTTGAACAATGTAGGCCAATAGAAACCGCAGTGAAGGATTTTTGCAGCAGTTTTAGTGGCACGACCTCCTGTGGGTAAATCATGACAATGGGCAATCACTGATGCTACCTCATCTTCCGGAATACATCTCCTAATGACCGTATCGGCACAATGCTTATACAGATTAGGGTCATCCCAATAATGCTTCTTTGCTTCATggagaaatttcttcttttgctGGTAAGTGAGATCATGAGGTAAAATTTTATTAGCCAAAAAGTTGGCTATGTCGGCGTACCACGGTGCTTTGCCAAGTGAGATGGCAAAGAGATGATCATCTGGGAATAAGTCATCTATAGCAGGACCGTCATCAACATTATCAAGAAGAAGGCGAGATAAATGATCGGCTACTACGTTTTCGGCCCCCTTTTTATCCTTAACTTCCAAATCGAACTCTTGAAGTAATAATACCCAACGAATCAGTCGAGGTTTAGCATCTTTCTTAGTCATCAAATACCTCAATACCGCATGGTCTGTGTGCACAATCACTCTTGACCCAAGAAGGTAGGATCGAAATTTCTCCACCGCAAACACTACCGCCAACAACTCTTTTTCAGTGGTAGCATAATTGAGTTGGGCGGCATCAAGTGTCTTACTGGCATAATAAATGGCATGGAGTTTGCCGTCTCTCCTTTGGCCCAGCACTGCCCCAACTGCAAAGTCACTTGCATCACACATTATCTCAAACGGCAGATTCCAATCCAGTGGTTGGATGATTGGTGCAGAAATCAAAACTTGTTTTAACCTGTTAAAAGCTTCAATACAAGCATCAGAAAACACAAAGGGAGTATCTTTGGCCAAGAGCTCAGTTAATGGACGAGCGATTTGAGAAAAATTCTTTATGAATCGGCGGTAAAAACCCGCATGCCCAAGGAAGCTACGAACCCCTTTTACAGAAGTGGGGGGTGGTAGTCGCTCAATCACATCAATTTTTGCTTTATCGACCTCAATACCTCAATCACATTATCCATTGAAAAACGTAAGTTAACTAGCATAAGAGatcaagcatgaacaaggattattgcataacaaaaagggattggaactcaataattcatcatcaaaatcatggctagggttccatctaaccctagattaagaaactactcacacatattaattgcaacaaaacaagaattcattaaaagaaacatgattaaaaatgataacaagAAAAGGGATAAAGAAATAGTACTTGAATTCGAATACCAAATGACAAACGAAAGTAAATGAAGTTACAAAGTTTCTTCCCCAAAGTGAAGAATTAAAAGTCTCTCAAAAAACTGAGAAAAATTGTTAACCTCCCCGTTCTATTACATTCCCTAGTGATTAAATAAGAAAACTGCATGGaaaacggttattaaagcaggaccggaccgggtttcTGACAGACCGGATCGGGTTTCtggaagaccggaccgggtttaTGAAAGACCCGACTGGGTCCGTGTGCTGAGAATTTTCCAGAGAATAGATATTGcaggacccgaccgggtttaagCAAGACCCGACCGGGTCTTGGGCTTGGATGCTTACGTTCTTATTTCTTGCTTGAAATCACTCGGGTATCCGCCTGGGCCTATCATCTTGTGTTTACTTTTCTTCATGAGAACGCGGTAAAAGTACAAACGAAACCCAACGGGACTAAAAGCATGTCCGAATGGGCccgtgagctcacaaaagtgTCGTAATGCGGTCTCGAACTCTGCCAAATCTCGAAGCACACATTCTAATGCTCAAGAGTGATTCgcttccaatacaagagtggagtaaaatgacctgaaataatcaaagacacacaaaactccaaccaagtgtaaaaccacatggaaaatgcgaaatcacacatcaaaatgCCATAAAAATGCAAGGGAAGGGAGCATAAAAGTATAGTATAAAGTGCACAGATCAGCGAACACAataaggttatttaacctgacctgtggctcgagcaacattgtactggaggagtgacgactctcacaaagttttgggtttttgtttacctcaccctaacaggcccttacatatatcaaagaaagatcatatgtgttgcattcattaaataagtaatcagaTTCCAcaccctaacactcaagcaaaagtgttagtaaatcatgCGCTGGTagtcaagcagaaggaccagaagtttaatatatttaaataaatctaatataaaaaaatgaattccctataatacataagataccctgcatattatttattgtgatacacttatttttgcttattacttaTTGCCGTGCATATATTATCCATACTTGTATaattgcggtaagtttttatactcggcttaTTAGCTAACCGATTttcatcggctgttcccatatatCGGGAGCAGATGCTACAGGAGACTTTACATGAAGCTATTGAATTATCTATGTGATGTTaggatatagtatatatgtaatttatattatggGTATGTAAAAACGATAGTTATGTATCAAAAAAAGatataatatgtaaaattttattttaatgatttaagttttatttgttcccATCAGAGTATGCAGCAACAAAATTATCATCAAGCCAACAAGTTAATGCAGTGTACAACCAAGGGAAGCCACCGTTCAATCCATACTCCAACACTTATAATGAAGGTTGGAGGCATCACCCCaacttttcatataaaaatcCCAATGCATCATTGAACCCATCATCATATCACCAACCTCCACCAAATAACCAACAACCCCCAAGGTTTAAAAACTCCACCATAAAACTCAccgcaaaaatcaaatttggagtCCATGATGGAGAACTTCATTACCACCCACTCCAAGATTAATGCTGATACTTCTAGTTCCATCTAGCAGattcaagcacacaacaaaattattgATAATCAGATGGCACAGATGGCGCAACAATTAAGCGATCTTTCCAAACCCATTGGACAGCTGCCAAGCAACACCGAGAAAAACCCCTCCGGGCATGTAAATACAGTCACACTAAGAAGCGGCACTACCTATAATCCTCCACCCATGGTTGTTGTtgagaatgaagaagaagaggtgGTAATAGAGGAAGAAGCACCTGATGAGGGGGAAAAGGAGGAACAACCAGCACCTGCCCTAGAGAAGAGAAAGGAGTCCACAACTGATGTATATTTACCTCCTGTTCCTTTCCCACAGAGATTAGCGCGTCGCAGgcttgaagaaaaatatgggAAGTTTTTATAAGTTCTTaataagtttgaaataaacattCCCTTCATAAATGCTATCAAGGAGATGCCTTCTTATGCAAAATTTCTAAAGGACGTATTATCTAACAAAAGGAAGCTGCAAGAAACAAGCGTAGAAACACTAAGAGGAGAATGCAACGCTATCTTAGAGTGCAAGGTGCCGAAAAAAGAAGCTGACCCCGGAAGTTTCACCATTCTAGTCAAATTTAGTGAAGTTTTGGTCAATGAAACACTTGCTGATTTGGAAGCTAGTGAGAGTATCATGCCTTTGTCTTTATGCAAGAGGATCAATGCGAAGATCAAGCCAACAAGGATGTCTTTGCAGCTAGCTGATAGATCAGTAAGGTTTGAGTTGGAGTTGTTGAAGATTTGTCAGTTCAAATAGAGAAGTTCTATGTCCCTTGTGATTTTGTGATTATGGATATTGTTGAAGATCATGTCAAACCTGTCATTCTTGGGAGAGATTTTTTGAATACAGCACGGGCTGTTTTTGATGTGTTTAATGGCAAGCTTACATTGAACATCTTGGGGGAGGACGTTAAGTTTCATCTTCCATCAATGATGAAAGGACCTGCTGATGAATCACTGTGCAGAGCAGAAGTAGCAAGGGTTGAGATTATGCATCCACAGTATGATGACCCTTTGAGGTCAATCTTAGAAGGAGTTGAGGATGGAAGGTGCTTAGAAGACGCAAGTTTGAAGAAACTGTTAGATGAACCAGATTTCTATATGGAACAAATGATATAGACCGTTTTGGAGGCTTTTGTGACGATTAAACAGGAGAGATCCACGCCTCCTCAGGTAGATCTTAAACCCCTTCCCCCTTTATTAAAATATGCTTATTTAGGAGAAAATGTAACTTATTCAGTAATTGTTAATGCTGAATTAAATAATACCCAACTTGACCAATTGATTGCAttgattcaaaatttcaagagtTTCATAAGGTatttgataagtgcaattatttgcacttattcatatcattttatactccttaatgatgattattgttagtaatttcgtgcttattttgaagatttatgttactttactcattttggttattcatatTGATTTTGAGCAGTTTAGATCATTTTTAAGCATGATTCTTATGAttttaatgatgacggagtttactaaggagattatttctcgtttgaagatgttttacaatgaagattggcaaaagagttgaaaagcgtttaaaatgcaaaagttttgaagTGAAATATTATATATGCTCACTCTTTtagtcataacttttgatagacttcaagagctttccaacggtatattatatgtcAAATTTTGACAACTGAGCAAGAAATGGCGACCATTTCAATTTGTTGTAATTTTTCAGCACAAAATGCCGACTCGGCTTTTTGCACAaaacgccgactcggcttttGTGTGAAAAAAGTTGTCGCCGAGTCGGTTGTGGGTTCTAAAAAAATCACTGCTTTGTTTCATCAAAAGCCGACTCCGCTTTGTGCTGCGTGCCATCAACCATCGACTCGGCTTTTTCTTCTATAATGCCAGCAGTTACGTTTTTGTTAGGAGATAGTATAAATAGAGTTAGCTTTTTTTAGGAAGTTACATTTTTCTCTGGGTAGTTTTCCCTGAATTTCAGCACTTTTAGTTTTCATGTTCGTTGTTTAGGTTTTGGTGGAACACCATGGTTACTCTTTGATTCCTTGCAATTTACAATTACGTTCTTCTCAAGATTTGTATGTTTTCATGTTTATTATTTCGTTGTTCAATGTTGTCTATCATTTACTGCATGTTCTTCATCATTATGCATAGTGAGTAGTTTCCTTATCTAGGGTTAGGGCATAATCCTTAATTCAAAGCATGGGATAGTATTTTATCGATTGATTGTGTGTTAATTTGAGTCTATAATTAAATctatgcttaatgaatctcgatttaaacatctttattaaccttttcaataaaacggaagtttgagattaggattaatttaggattaaaatatatttaagttaaattcctttTAGTTTAACCAATagaacggaagtttgaggattaacactagtTTGGTCTTAAAACGATATTAATCAATAGagcggaagcttgagattaattagatcacgtttaattATGTCGATGACTCAGTTTCATACAATCATGAGAGTGATTGACCcccatgttagaattaggtgACGCCCGACGCCCTAGAGCTTGTCATGTCATTGTTATCTCCATATCGTTTCTGtttttgcattagtttatttGCATTATAGTATTAGCTCTCAACCCATATCTATTTTATGATCCATGTTTTGTAGTCATTAAGAAACCAAGTCGATTAACTCGCCTCCTTGTGTTCCACCCACAGCTACACGTCAACCGTGCACTTACGGTTATTAAAGTTTGCACATCAGTATTCAATAGATGATATCACTGGTATAAGTCCATCTTTTTGCATGCATAGAATATGTCTTGATAATGATCATGCCACATCTATAGAACCTCAAAGGAGACTGAATCCTAATATGAAAGATATTGTGAGAAAAGAGGTTTAGAAATTACCTGACGCAGGCATAATCTACCCTATCTCTGATAGTAGGTGGGTTAGCCCCGTACAGATAGTGcccaaaaagggtggcatgactGTTATAAAAAATGATAAGGGTGAGTCAGTATCCACTAGAACAGTTACGGGTTGGAAAATGTGCATAGATTACAGAAAATTGAATAAAGCAACCCGTAAAGATCATTTCCCTTTGCCTTTTATAGATCAGATGTTGGAATGTTTGGCAAACCAttcatattttttctatttagaTGGATACTTTTGATTTTTCCAGATCCTTATCCATCCAAATGATCAAAAAAAAGACCACTTTTACTTGTCCCTATGGGACCTTTGCATATCGAAGGATGCCCTTCGTTCTCTGCAATGCCCTCGCCACGTTCCAACGATGCACGATAGCCATTTTCTCTGATTTTGTTGAGGATTTTATGGAAGTATTTATGGATGATTTTTCTGTGTATGGAACATCTTTTGAAGCATGCTTAAGTAACCTCGAAAAGGTGCTCCATAGGTGTAAGGAGACCAACCTCACCCTAAACTGGGAAAAATGCCATTTTATGGTACAACAGGGGGGGTAGTGTTAGGTCATGTTATCTCCAACAGGGGCATTGAGGTAGATAAAGCGAAAGTAGAGGTCATAAAGCGTTTACCTCATCCTTCTAATGTTAAGGGAATAAAGAGTTTCCTTAGTCACGCTGGTTTTTACCAGAGGTTTATCAAGAATTTCTCTAAGATTGCTAGGCCTCTAACTGAGCTCCTCGCCAAAGATGCCCCGTTCCTGTTTACTAATGATTGT
This genomic stretch from Amaranthus tricolor cultivar Red isolate AtriRed21 chromosome 9, ASM2621246v1, whole genome shotgun sequence harbors:
- the LOC130823297 gene encoding uncharacterized protein LOC130823297, with protein sequence MPSYAKFLKDVLSNKRKLQETSVETLRGECNAILECKVPKKEADPGSFTILVKFSEVLVNETLADLEASESIMPLSLCKRINAKIKPTRMSLQLADRSVRFELELLKIYHVKPVILGRDFLNTARAVFDVFNGKLTLNILGEDVKFHLPSMMKGPADESLCRAEVARVEIMHPQYDDPLRSILEGVEDGRCLEDASLKKLLDEPDFYMEQMI